A window from Bacteroidota bacterium encodes these proteins:
- a CDS encoding heme-copper oxidase subunit III, which produces MMFAGLTSAFIVKSNQPGWKDVMIPQVFWISTVVILASSITVQMALRSFKQREFGQYRMLIALTFLLGTAFVVLQWMGFNSLWEQGIRLKGSGAAQFLYVIFGLHAVHVIGGIITLLVMFIKAFFGKTKSYNSVPVEVAATYWHFVDLLWIYLFVFFMWIK; this is translated from the coding sequence ATGATGTTTGCCGGTTTGACCAGTGCATTCATTGTAAAAAGCAATCAACCGGGATGGAAAGATGTGATGATTCCACAGGTGTTCTGGATATCTACCGTAGTGATACTGGCAAGCAGCATCACGGTTCAGATGGCATTAAGATCTTTTAAACAAAGAGAGTTCGGGCAATACAGGATGCTGATAGCCTTGACTTTTTTATTGGGAACTGCGTTTGTTGTGCTTCAGTGGATGGGGTTCAACAGTCTCTGGGAACAGGGCATACGGCTTAAAGGTTCCGGTGCTGCGCAATTCCTGTATGTAATTTTCGGATTGCATGCGGTGCATGTGATCGGCGGAATCATTACGTTGTTGGTAATGTTTATCAAAGCATTTTTTGGTAAAACAAAATCATACAACTCAGTGCCGGTGGAAGTAGCAGCAACGTACTGGCATTTTGT